One Calditrichota bacterium genomic region harbors:
- a CDS encoding methylcobamide--CoM methyltransferase encodes MSLFETIQTQPKPFGAPLMGYPGIQLTGDTMRDVILSPSKQFDALKALVDRFNPPAIFPLMDLTVEAGGLGLEVEFPEDDVAYVKKHPLREGDDLSGLKAHDLLSETRVKNYLQVVEALARELKGLHGGYVIGPLSLAGLLMGVENLALALLDNALFVRELLLILSEKLARVARAEAAAGADLIAILEPTAMIISPLQFDVFVKPAVQYIIQDLEAMSLLHICGHAGHLVEHMAQTGVDGLSLDYQVDLAKAGELVPSEVVIWGNLNPVDVFLKGTPDSVKKQVNSLLAKMETFDNFALSSGCDLPARTPLENIQAFFEAVSEWKQVETRQLEKVRL; translated from the coding sequence ATGAGCCTATTTGAAACAATTCAAACCCAGCCTAAGCCTTTTGGTGCCCCCCTAATGGGGTATCCCGGGATTCAACTGACCGGCGACACCATGCGAGATGTAATTCTTTCCCCAAGCAAACAGTTTGACGCCCTGAAAGCACTGGTCGATCGGTTTAATCCTCCGGCAATTTTCCCCCTGATGGACTTAACGGTTGAGGCCGGCGGCCTGGGATTAGAGGTTGAATTTCCAGAAGATGATGTGGCGTATGTAAAAAAACATCCGCTCCGCGAAGGCGATGACCTGTCGGGGCTGAAAGCCCACGACCTTCTTTCGGAAACCCGGGTGAAGAATTACCTGCAGGTTGTGGAAGCGCTTGCCAGGGAGTTAAAGGGGCTCCACGGCGGGTACGTTATCGGGCCATTGAGTTTGGCGGGCCTCCTTATGGGGGTGGAGAATCTGGCTTTGGCTCTTCTGGATAACGCCCTTTTTGTCCGGGAATTGTTGTTGATTTTAAGTGAAAAATTGGCCCGGGTGGCTCGGGCAGAAGCGGCAGCCGGTGCCGATCTTATCGCTATTTTGGAACCCACGGCCATGATTATTTCCCCTCTCCAGTTTGACGTGTTTGTAAAACCCGCTGTTCAGTACATTATTCAGGATCTGGAGGCCATGTCTCTTCTTCACATATGCGGGCATGCGGGGCATCTGGTTGAACACATGGCCCAGACGGGCGTGGATGGCTTAAGTCTGGACTATCAGGTGGATTTGGCCAAGGCCGGGGAACTGGTACCCTCTGAGGTTGTTATCTGGGGGAATCTGAATCCGGTTGATGTGTTTCTTAAAGGAACGCCGGACAGTGTGAAAAAACAGGTTAATAGCCTGCTGGCCAAAATGGAAACGTTTGATAATTTTGCATTAAGCTCCGGGTGCGATCTGCCGGCTCGCACGCCGCTTGAGAATATTCAAGCCTTTTTTGAAGCCGTGTCAGAGTGGAAACAAGTTGAGACCCGTCAGTTAGAGAAAGTTCGGTTGTAG
- a CDS encoding DUF4445 domain-containing protein: protein MSENPEIAWAEKIEPSPEKEDVFITFQPEGRRVQVPAGTTVMDAARKAGINIVAPCGGTGECGKCKVEIFKGDIPETQADRSWLTEKERRKGFRLACMARVQHDVVIRIPFATRLFSQKILTTGAGEPVDLDPWVQKHFLQMKSPDVEDQRGDFERILDGLDLSRSDYSIDPGFLRQLSERLRKSYYSGTAVFVGKTLIDFQPEDTTAKQFAVALDVGTTTIVGTLIDLKAGEQVEVASQMNPQMSFGDDLISRIDYANTHEMGTLELQRRVVRAINDIISEGAEKAGISREDIYEIVMVGNTAMHHIFLKVPPKFLGQAPFAPTIQSALHVSAKELGLKIHPGGRVYTFPNIAGFVGGDAVAVALATGLTERKGNFLAVDIGTNGEILLAVGGRLLAASAAAGPAFEGARISQGMRGTTGAIERVQITDGKLMLEVIENVAPTGICGSGLIDGVAELRRVGLIDQTGRLVEPAEAMEDIPEEIRDRLIDHAHGKAFVLATAEEAGMDQPVLITQKDVRELQLAKGAIAAAVNILLKEAGLTAQDLDEILLAGAFGNYLDRVSARRIGLIPPVPIENVRFVGNAASAGAQMAVVSREARRKAEKIAREARHIELSVRPDFQEEFMEAMFFPEIED from the coding sequence GTGTCGGAAAATCCTGAGATTGCATGGGCCGAAAAAATAGAGCCTTCACCTGAAAAAGAGGACGTTTTTATTACCTTTCAACCGGAGGGGCGCCGGGTTCAGGTTCCTGCCGGAACCACCGTAATGGATGCCGCCCGGAAGGCAGGTATTAACATTGTTGCGCCCTGCGGCGGAACCGGGGAATGCGGAAAATGCAAGGTTGAAATTTTTAAGGGGGACATTCCGGAAACCCAGGCCGATCGCTCCTGGCTGACGGAGAAGGAGCGGCGCAAGGGATTTCGTCTGGCGTGTATGGCCCGGGTTCAACACGATGTTGTGATCCGAATTCCATTTGCGACACGGCTGTTTTCACAAAAGATTCTCACGACGGGTGCGGGTGAACCGGTTGATTTGGATCCTTGGGTGCAGAAGCATTTTCTGCAGATGAAATCACCGGATGTGGAGGATCAGCGGGGTGATTTTGAAAGGATTCTGGACGGCCTTGATCTGAGTCGTTCCGATTATTCAATTGATCCCGGCTTTCTGCGTCAGCTTTCCGAGCGGCTGCGCAAATCATATTATTCAGGAACGGCGGTCTTTGTTGGAAAGACCCTGATCGATTTTCAGCCGGAAGATACGACCGCAAAGCAGTTTGCCGTGGCACTGGATGTGGGGACCACAACGATTGTGGGGACGCTGATCGATTTAAAGGCGGGGGAACAGGTCGAAGTGGCGTCGCAAATGAATCCTCAGATGAGCTTTGGGGATGATCTGATTTCTCGAATTGATTATGCAAATACCCACGAAATGGGAACCCTGGAGCTGCAGCGGCGTGTGGTTCGGGCGATAAATGATATCATTTCCGAGGGGGCCGAAAAAGCCGGCATTTCTCGGGAAGATATTTACGAGATTGTCATGGTGGGCAACACGGCCATGCATCATATTTTTCTGAAGGTTCCGCCAAAATTTCTGGGACAGGCCCCCTTTGCCCCCACAATTCAGAGTGCTCTGCATGTTTCGGCAAAGGAGCTGGGTCTTAAAATTCACCCCGGAGGACGGGTATACACATTTCCGAATATCGCCGGATTTGTGGGCGGAGATGCCGTGGCAGTGGCCCTGGCCACGGGGCTGACCGAGCGTAAGGGAAATTTCCTTGCCGTGGACATTGGAACAAACGGTGAGATTCTGCTGGCAGTGGGCGGTCGCTTGCTGGCGGCCTCGGCGGCGGCAGGGCCCGCCTTTGAGGGGGCCCGGATCTCCCAGGGAATGCGCGGCACCACCGGCGCTATCGAACGGGTTCAAATCACAGATGGCAAACTGATGCTGGAAGTGATTGAAAATGTGGCCCCAACCGGAATTTGCGGCTCCGGTCTGATTGACGGGGTAGCCGAGCTGCGGCGGGTAGGCTTGATTGATCAAACCGGACGACTGGTTGAACCTGCCGAGGCCATGGAAGACATCCCGGAAGAGATTCGGGATCGTTTGATTGACCATGCCCACGGAAAGGCCTTTGTTTTGGCAACTGCGGAAGAGGCAGGAATGGACCAGCCTGTCCTGATCACGCAAAAGGATGTGCGGGAGCTTCAACTGGCGAAAGGGGCCATTGCCGCCGCCGTAAATATCCTCTTAAAAGAGGCGGGGCTGACGGCTCAGGATTTGGATGAAATCCTTCTGGCCGGCGCATTTGGGAATTATCTGGATCGGGTCAGCGCCCGACGGATCGGACTGATTCCGCCCGTTCCCATCGAAAACGTGCGTTTTGTGGGAAATGCAGCCAGTGCCGGGGCTCAGATGGCGGTTGTTTCACGGGAAGCCCGGCGCAAAGCTGAAAAAATTGCCCGGGAAGCCCGGCATATTGAATTGTCCGTGCGGCCGGATTTCCAGGAGGAATTTATGGAGGCCATGTTTTTTCCTGAAATAGAGGATTGA
- a CDS encoding alcohol dehydrogenase catalytic domain-containing protein, with the protein MSRFARAMVLTEFNAPLELKEFPLTPPSPGEILVKIESSGICGSDLHMWKGNDPRTPRPIILGHEGVGRIESMDHGKKDVLGQPLHTGDRVIWDRGVPCMKCYYCQIEKQPSLCPNRKIYGINLSSAEPPHLRGSHADYIYLFPETKLIKLDPKLPPEIFSAAACSGATAAHTIELANIQPEDTVVILGAGSLGLFALRMALDRGASQVVVVDIAKSQHKLEMARIFGAEHVLVYDETTLEERVDFVRQVTGGRGADVVIEASGAAKSVEQGLHYLRRGGKLLLPGAAVPIGDIKFPIYEGVVSKNVTIQGVWVSDTTHLYESVSQVARHPDLYKKMVTRVFPLEKANDAFQQLLESKAIKIALKPELET; encoded by the coding sequence ATGAGCCGATTTGCACGAGCCATGGTGCTCACGGAGTTTAATGCTCCACTGGAATTGAAGGAATTTCCGCTGACGCCGCCATCTCCCGGTGAGATTCTGGTTAAAATTGAGAGCTCTGGAATTTGCGGTTCCGATCTGCACATGTGGAAGGGAAATGATCCACGAACACCCCGGCCGATTATTCTCGGGCATGAGGGCGTGGGCCGTATCGAAAGTATGGATCACGGCAAAAAGGATGTGCTGGGCCAGCCTCTTCACACCGGCGATCGGGTGATTTGGGATCGCGGTGTACCCTGCATGAAATGTTATTACTGCCAGATAGAAAAACAACCGTCACTTTGTCCCAATCGAAAAATCTACGGAATCAACCTTTCAAGTGCCGAGCCGCCCCATCTTCGCGGCAGCCATGCCGACTATATTTACTTGTTTCCCGAAACGAAGCTCATAAAATTAGACCCCAAACTTCCCCCTGAGATTTTTTCTGCGGCCGCCTGTTCAGGTGCGACGGCAGCCCATACGATTGAACTGGCCAACATTCAACCGGAAGACACCGTGGTGATTCTGGGTGCCGGATCGCTGGGATTGTTTGCATTAAGAATGGCTTTGGACAGAGGAGCTTCTCAGGTGGTGGTTGTAGATATTGCCAAAAGTCAACACAAACTGGAAATGGCCAGAATCTTTGGTGCGGAGCATGTACTTGTTTATGACGAAACCACTCTGGAAGAACGGGTAGATTTTGTGCGACAAGTGACCGGCGGACGGGGTGCAGACGTGGTTATTGAAGCCTCGGGTGCTGCAAAATCTGTGGAACAAGGCCTGCATTATCTGAGGCGGGGAGGCAAACTTTTGCTTCCGGGCGCGGCTGTTCCCATTGGGGATATTAAATTCCCAATTTACGAAGGAGTGGTTTCCAAAAATGTGACCATTCAAGGGGTGTGGGTAAGCGACACGACTCATTTGTACGAATCTGTTTCACAGGTGGCGCGACACCCCGATCTCTACAAAAAAATGGTGACGCGTGTTTTTCCTCTCGAAAAAGCCAATGACGCGTTTCAACAACTTCTCGAAAGCAAGGCGATTAAGATCGCCCTTAAACCGGAATTGGAGACGTGA
- a CDS encoding FAD-binding protein has translation MKKISHTCDVLVVGSGGAALRGAIAACEAFPDGHICLATKGGLGRKSVTGSAVSDRMAFHATLPYTEPGGPDNWTFHAKDIFEIGGRVSDGDLAKILAKHSGDALEYLAQLGVPFVKKPDGTFDQFVTDGSDYPRACYTGPETAIEISKALRKKIRELPVEIIENVMIYKLVTADGKIAGAFGLSTKKQDQPVLHVFETPAVLLGTGGAGQVFEQSVFPSGMTGDGYYLAYEAGAKLVNMEFQQIGLCSVETHLACSGSMMRAMPRFITEDGHEFLPDHLPDKSPNELAELVFGKGANWPISAEKANTAIDIAVFREIQNGKRVFLEYSKNPAGFDFDALSPEILEKYSGEVRNGFHSASPATSPLARLKQINPDALAWLKKHGVDLEAGDWLEIAPSIQHFQGGIKIRQQGNTSVPGLFAAGECAGGQHGANRPGGNALMDSQVFGKIAGEAAASLARTGSTPKISPRAVEEEIQSLNAIRSREGVPASRLWAAIRKLAYQYAGVIRTEEGLRSALTQLYVLQAQPIQPDARGLTRYFEVRSIARVAEMIFQSAVLRKESRGPHLFFKTPYDAWPQPAGGKEWEKYLVLWKSGSEMKTEFQKPVALDLGDTDEESQK, from the coding sequence ATGAAAAAAATTTCGCATACGTGCGATGTTTTAGTGGTTGGCAGCGGAGGCGCCGCACTACGCGGAGCAATTGCCGCGTGCGAAGCCTTTCCGGACGGCCATATTTGTCTGGCCACGAAGGGCGGACTGGGACGAAAAAGTGTGACCGGATCGGCCGTTTCCGACCGAATGGCCTTTCATGCCACGCTGCCTTACACAGAGCCCGGCGGACCCGACAATTGGACATTCCACGCGAAGGATATTTTTGAAATCGGCGGGCGCGTGTCTGACGGAGACCTGGCGAAAATTTTAGCCAAACACTCCGGTGACGCATTGGAATATTTAGCCCAATTAGGGGTTCCCTTTGTAAAAAAACCGGATGGCACATTTGATCAATTCGTTACGGACGGATCCGACTATCCCCGTGCCTGCTACACCGGCCCGGAGACAGCGATTGAAATCTCAAAAGCGCTCCGGAAAAAGATCCGTGAACTCCCCGTCGAAATTATCGAAAATGTAATGATCTATAAGCTGGTGACAGCGGATGGCAAAATTGCCGGGGCTTTTGGTTTGTCGACAAAAAAACAGGATCAGCCGGTTTTACACGTTTTTGAAACACCGGCTGTCTTGTTGGGAACGGGGGGTGCCGGACAGGTATTTGAGCAGAGTGTGTTCCCTTCCGGGATGACGGGAGACGGTTATTATCTGGCGTATGAGGCCGGAGCCAAGCTGGTCAATATGGAATTTCAACAAATTGGATTATGTTCGGTGGAAACGCATCTTGCCTGCTCCGGAAGTATGATGCGTGCCATGCCGCGATTTATCACGGAGGATGGTCATGAATTCCTGCCCGACCATCTTCCGGATAAATCGCCGAATGAACTTGCGGAACTTGTTTTTGGAAAGGGGGCCAACTGGCCGATTTCAGCTGAAAAAGCCAATACCGCTATTGACATTGCCGTTTTCAGGGAAATTCAAAACGGGAAACGTGTTTTTCTGGAATATTCCAAAAATCCCGCCGGATTTGATTTTGATGCCCTTTCTCCGGAAATCCTCGAGAAATATTCCGGTGAAGTGAGAAACGGATTCCATTCGGCGTCTCCTGCAACGAGCCCCCTGGCGCGTTTGAAGCAAATCAATCCGGATGCGCTGGCCTGGCTGAAAAAACACGGTGTTGATCTGGAGGCAGGCGACTGGCTGGAAATTGCTCCCTCTATTCAGCACTTTCAGGGAGGGATCAAAATTCGGCAGCAGGGCAACACCTCCGTGCCGGGATTATTTGCAGCCGGCGAATGTGCGGGCGGCCAGCACGGCGCCAATCGTCCTGGCGGCAACGCGCTGATGGATTCGCAGGTGTTCGGCAAAATCGCAGGTGAGGCAGCAGCCAGTCTTGCGCGAACCGGTTCCACCCCGAAAATAAGTCCACGTGCCGTGGAGGAGGAAATCCAATCCTTAAATGCGATTCGCTCCCGAGAAGGCGTCCCGGCGTCGCGCCTGTGGGCTGCCATTCGGAAACTGGCCTACCAGTATGCAGGGGTCATTCGAACCGAAGAAGGGCTTCGATCGGCATTGACCCAATTGTACGTGCTGCAGGCACAACCCATTCAGCCGGATGCCCGGGGCCTGACGCGCTATTTTGAAGTTCGATCTATTGCCCGGGTTGCGGAAATGATCTTTCAAAGCGCCGTTCTACGGAAAGAATCCCGGGGCCCCCATTTATTTTTTAAAACCCCGTACGATGCCTGGCCCCAGCCAGCCGGTGGAAAGGAGTGGGAGAAATATCTTGTTTTATGGAAAAGCGGCTCGGAGATGAAAACGGAATTTCAAAAACCGGTGGCGCTGGACCTGGGGGACACTGATGAGGAGAGCCAAAAATGA
- a CDS encoding aminotransferase class V-fold PLP-dependent enzyme, translating to MTDVKSRRSFLKGLAVATAGIPWVLTGTHSLRAMVHPEPFAFEPAAGKPVPNKRYWELVRKEFSLTHDRIYFNTGGLGPSPRYVMDAVMNMMRKVNEISETEHHIFGDIRKQAAAFLGCDADELAFTRNATEGMNIIARGAAQGMGLKAGDEIILTTHEHPGGAMPWLALKNDLGVKIRLMDPVADPDENLKRILRLVTPKTKGISISHVTCTLGYKFPVKEICAAVHERGLFCALDGAQAIGMFPVNLHDIGCDFYTTSGHKWLLGPKGTGIVYIRRGIRKKFVPEFVGAYSNSDYDLDKVILKYLSSADATEYGTRSAPLVAGIGAAINFMDTIGMNRVAEHGRELAGHFKQEVQKIPNVSVLTPMSWDTSNSIATFKIKGLNYRDVVTELVSQRKLRVRPVGEHHIDAIRVSFHVFNQMREVDILLKNIREIAKKAS from the coding sequence ATGACCGATGTAAAATCGCGGCGAAGCTTTTTAAAGGGACTGGCGGTTGCCACGGCTGGTATTCCCTGGGTTCTGACGGGAACCCATTCCCTGCGCGCGATGGTTCACCCGGAACCCTTCGCCTTTGAACCGGCGGCCGGGAAACCGGTGCCCAACAAGCGGTATTGGGAGCTCGTGCGAAAAGAATTTTCGCTGACGCATGACCGCATCTATTTTAATACCGGAGGATTGGGACCGTCGCCTCGTTATGTGATGGATGCCGTCATGAACATGATGCGAAAGGTAAATGAGATTTCCGAAACGGAGCACCACATTTTTGGGGATATTCGAAAACAAGCCGCCGCATTTTTGGGCTGTGATGCCGACGAACTGGCCTTTACCCGAAATGCCACGGAGGGAATGAACATCATCGCCAGAGGAGCGGCTCAGGGCATGGGGTTGAAGGCCGGCGATGAAATTATTCTGACCACGCACGAGCACCCTGGCGGAGCCATGCCCTGGCTGGCTCTGAAAAATGATCTCGGTGTGAAAATCAGACTGATGGATCCCGTTGCCGATCCGGATGAAAATCTAAAACGAATCTTGCGGCTTGTTACGCCAAAAACAAAGGGAATCAGCATCAGCCATGTGACCTGCACTCTGGGTTATAAATTTCCGGTTAAGGAGATTTGTGCTGCTGTTCACGAAAGAGGGCTGTTTTGTGCCCTGGACGGAGCCCAGGCCATTGGAATGTTTCCGGTAAACTTGCACGACATCGGATGCGATTTTTACACCACCAGCGGGCACAAGTGGCTTCTGGGGCCAAAGGGCACAGGAATAGTGTACATTCGGAGGGGAATCCGCAAGAAATTTGTGCCGGAGTTTGTGGGAGCCTATTCAAATTCGGATTATGATTTGGATAAAGTAATTTTGAAATACCTGAGCTCGGCAGATGCCACGGAGTACGGCACGCGCAGTGCCCCGTTGGTGGCCGGCATCGGCGCGGCCATCAATTTTATGGATACCATTGGAATGAATCGGGTTGCAGAGCACGGAAGGGAATTGGCCGGCCACTTTAAGCAAGAGGTTCAAAAAATCCCAAACGTGTCGGTGTTAACCCCCATGAGTTGGGATACCTCCAATTCCATCGCCACCTTTAAAATCAAGGGACTGAATTATCGGGATGTGGTTACTGAGCTTGTGAGTCAGCGTAAACTGCGGGTACGACCCGTGGGTGAACACCATATAGATGCGATTCGGGTATCGTTTCATGTTTTTAATCAAATGAGAGAAGTGGATATCCTCTTAAAAAATATTCGGGAGATAGCCAAAAAGGCATCCTAA
- a CDS encoding methanol--corrinoid methyltransferase has product MKYQKLAIETNEKMIFGSTPFPVKTRRGLSIGGGNVYSELNFTLPPMEITDKTLGSIQRQYADIITGAIKRARELDSNGVIFEFEALLEMTLQPKIGIELVKIMNDICEENYQKYGFKSEIRLTPNDLREFDRPPKMRTGAYLEKMLELFEKGAEAGGDLLSIESTGGKEIFDDAVLMCDIKSAIFSLAVLGVRDMKFLWRKIVDIAAQTNRIPGGDTACGFGNTAMILADQGMIPKVFAAIVRIVSVVRSLVALEEGATGPDKDCGYEGVFLKAIAGIPISMEGKTAACAHLSGVGNVAAACADLWSNESVQNSKMLAGMAPTVYLEQLEYDVRLMNAAIKKGNASAHQLQDLFVESDIHLDPQALILSPENAIEISKEIIKGDSYLDAAIRGSLKGIEIIKQAIATNSLRIDEREMKWLERIHEDILSIPREEDKFIEEILPSIDEGKFIPSEYGL; this is encoded by the coding sequence ATGAAATATCAAAAATTGGCTATTGAGACGAATGAAAAGATGATTTTTGGCTCGACCCCTTTTCCCGTAAAAACAAGGCGGGGATTGTCCATTGGGGGAGGGAATGTCTATTCGGAACTGAATTTTACGCTTCCTCCCATGGAAATCACAGACAAGACACTCGGTTCGATTCAAAGGCAGTACGCCGATATTATCACGGGCGCTATTAAGCGGGCACGGGAGCTGGACTCCAATGGCGTTATTTTTGAATTTGAAGCGCTGCTGGAAATGACGCTTCAGCCCAAAATCGGCATTGAATTGGTTAAAATTATGAATGACATTTGCGAAGAGAATTACCAAAAATATGGATTTAAGAGCGAAATCCGATTAACCCCCAATGACCTGCGCGAATTTGACCGCCCTCCCAAAATGCGGACCGGCGCCTATCTCGAAAAAATGCTGGAATTGTTTGAAAAGGGGGCAGAAGCAGGGGGGGACCTCCTGTCGATTGAAAGTACCGGGGGAAAGGAAATATTTGACGACGCGGTACTGATGTGCGACATAAAATCCGCCATTTTCTCGCTTGCGGTTTTGGGAGTCCGGGATATGAAATTCCTGTGGAGAAAGATTGTGGATATTGCTGCGCAAACAAACCGGATTCCCGGCGGGGATACCGCCTGCGGCTTTGGCAATACAGCCATGATCCTTGCGGATCAGGGAATGATTCCCAAGGTCTTTGCGGCGATTGTTCGAATTGTATCGGTGGTGCGGTCGTTGGTGGCTTTGGAAGAGGGCGCAACCGGTCCCGATAAAGATTGTGGGTACGAAGGGGTATTTCTAAAAGCGATTGCGGGCATCCCCATTTCCATGGAGGGAAAAACGGCCGCGTGTGCACATTTGAGCGGGGTGGGGAATGTTGCCGCTGCCTGTGCGGATCTCTGGAGTAATGAGTCGGTACAGAACAGCAAAATGCTGGCCGGGATGGCGCCCACCGTGTATCTGGAACAGCTGGAATATGATGTCCGTCTTATGAATGCGGCTATCAAAAAAGGAAATGCGTCGGCGCATCAATTACAGGATCTGTTTGTTGAATCGGACATTCACCTGGATCCCCAGGCACTTATTTTATCGCCTGAAAATGCCATTGAAATATCGAAAGAGATTATCAAAGGGGATTCGTATTTAGATGCCGCGATCCGGGGCAGTTTGAAGGGAATTGAGATTATTAAGCAGGCCATCGCAACAAACTCATTACGGATTGATGAGAGAGAAATGAAATGGCTCGAAAGGATTCATGAGGATATTTTAAGCATTCCACGCGAGGAAGACAAATTTATTGAGGAGATATTGCCCTCAATCGACGAGGGGAAATTCATTCCCTCTGAATACGGTTTATAG
- a CDS encoding sugar phosphate isomerase/epimerase — MRLGIVSDEISKNFEEALTHAQNWGISHFELRVLQSGRVPYVDADEVEWVLKLLKEKSARITALSPGILKAPLREKEILKKEIKETIFETFRLAEKFGTHRIIVFGIEREKNEPDSHYDDALNLLGDVAVLGEKNGFTIFVENEPGFWCDTGKNTAKILNTIDSDFLRANWDPGNALWADEIPYPDGYEAIKPFIGNVHAKDYAKQPDGSFACRVIGEGDIDYENHVKALLRDQVVDQITIETHCEPLLEKSQKNAAILKKWLGQS, encoded by the coding sequence ATGCGGTTAGGAATTGTGTCAGATGAAATTTCCAAGAATTTTGAAGAAGCCTTGACCCACGCACAGAATTGGGGAATTTCACATTTTGAACTGCGTGTGCTTCAATCGGGCCGTGTTCCCTATGTGGATGCAGACGAAGTGGAGTGGGTTTTAAAGCTGCTGAAAGAAAAATCGGCCCGGATTACAGCCCTCTCTCCGGGAATTCTGAAAGCCCCGTTGCGGGAAAAAGAAATCCTTAAGAAAGAAATTAAGGAAACAATTTTCGAAACCTTTCGCTTGGCAGAAAAATTTGGAACCCATCGAATTATTGTTTTTGGAATTGAGCGGGAGAAAAATGAACCGGATAGCCACTACGACGATGCGCTAAATCTTTTGGGTGACGTAGCGGTTCTGGGAGAAAAAAACGGGTTTACCATTTTTGTGGAAAATGAGCCCGGTTTTTGGTGCGATACGGGAAAAAACACAGCGAAAATTCTGAACACGATTGATTCTGACTTTTTACGAGCCAACTGGGATCCGGGGAACGCCCTCTGGGCGGACGAAATTCCATACCCCGACGGCTACGAAGCCATTAAGCCGTTTATTGGGAATGTCCATGCGAAGGATTACGCCAAACAACCGGACGGCTCATTTGCGTGCCGTGTGATTGGTGAAGGGGATATCGACTATGAAAATCACGTAAAAGCCCTTTTAAGAGACCAGGTGGTGGACCAAATTACAATTGAAACACACTGCGAGCCGCTTCTGGAAAAATCACAAAAAAATGCTGCAATTCTGAAGAAATGGCTGGGACAATCATGA